A genomic window from Algoriphagus sp. Y33 includes:
- a CDS encoding acyl-CoA dehydrogenase family protein, with product MKNLFKTIGGLRQLLSSVDLDQISKLSQKVDLSKMVGLVSKMSEEDLSKMMGMLKGGSKPKVIPPINGDFYELGKTLPHHEREIQLRVREFMEREIKPIANDYWNRGEFPMQIIPKMAELDIAGLTYQGYGCPGHSALLEGFIAMEMARIDTSISTFFGVQSGLAMGSIYLCGSEEQKLEWLPSMQKLEKIGAFGLTEPEVGSGVAGGLTTTCKREGGAWVLNGQKKWIGNATFSDMTVIWARDLDDQQVKGFIVRKGNPGFLAEKLEDKMALRTVQNASITLTNCEVPESDRLQEANSFRDTSKVLRMTRAGVAWQAVGCARGAYELALAYTNERKQFGRPIASFQLVQDLLVTMLGDLTAMQTMVFRLSEMQDDDILKDEHASLAKVFCTLRMRSIVDHSRELFGGNGILLRHDIARFVADAEAVYSYEGTKEINSLIVGRAITGHSAFV from the coding sequence ATGAAGAATCTATTTAAAACCATCGGTGGACTCCGTCAACTTTTATCCAGTGTCGATCTTGATCAGATTTCCAAGCTTTCCCAAAAAGTAGATCTCTCCAAGATGGTTGGCTTGGTCTCGAAGATGAGCGAAGAAGACCTTTCTAAAATGATGGGGATGCTCAAAGGAGGCAGCAAACCCAAGGTAATTCCACCGATCAATGGTGATTTCTATGAGTTGGGAAAAACCCTTCCCCATCATGAGCGGGAGATTCAGCTTAGAGTGAGGGAATTTATGGAGCGGGAGATCAAACCAATTGCAAATGATTACTGGAACAGAGGCGAATTCCCCATGCAGATCATCCCGAAAATGGCTGAACTGGATATAGCAGGGCTCACCTATCAAGGCTACGGCTGTCCCGGTCATTCTGCGTTATTGGAAGGATTTATAGCCATGGAAATGGCGAGAATTGATACCTCAATCTCTACTTTTTTTGGTGTACAAAGCGGCTTGGCCATGGGCTCTATTTACTTATGTGGCTCCGAAGAACAGAAACTGGAATGGCTCCCATCGATGCAAAAACTAGAGAAAATAGGTGCATTTGGTTTGACAGAACCTGAAGTGGGATCAGGTGTAGCCGGAGGATTGACCACTACCTGTAAAAGAGAAGGCGGTGCTTGGGTGCTCAATGGTCAGAAAAAATGGATAGGAAACGCTACCTTCTCAGATATGACAGTGATATGGGCTAGAGATCTGGACGACCAGCAGGTAAAAGGCTTTATCGTAAGAAAAGGCAATCCGGGATTTTTGGCAGAAAAACTTGAAGATAAAATGGCGTTGAGAACGGTTCAAAATGCCTCGATCACGCTGACCAATTGTGAAGTACCGGAGTCGGATAGACTTCAGGAAGCGAATTCATTCCGTGACACTTCAAAAGTTCTGCGAATGACAAGGGCGGGAGTAGCTTGGCAGGCGGTAGGATGTGCCCGGGGAGCTTACGAGTTGGCATTAGCTTACACCAACGAGCGAAAGCAATTTGGAAGGCCAATAGCTTCTTTCCAACTTGTTCAAGATCTTTTGGTCACTATGCTCGGAGATTTGACTGCCATGCAGACAATGGTTTTCAGACTTTCGGAGATGCAGGATGATGATATTCTAAAGGATGAGCACGCTTCACTTGCCAAGGTTTTCTGTACGCTTAGAATGCGCTCAATTGTCGATCATTCCCGGGAGCTATTTGGAGGGAATGGCATTTTGCTCCGTCATGACATTGCCAGATTTGTGGCAGATGCAGAAGCAGTTTACAGCTATGAAGGTACCAAGGAAATCAATTCACTGATCGTAGGTCGGGCAATAACCGGACATAGTGCATTTGTCTAG
- the atpH gene encoding ATP synthase F1 subunit delta — protein sequence MSNQRVASRYAKSIMELSLEKGRLEEVHTDFQRLTELAASNNELALVLRNPVINSDKKLNILKALFVKSSDSLTMTFFEIVSLKNREEILLDVAKEFENQYNLHKSIQVAEVTTTFPIDDTLRSEFAEVVKEISGKKSVQLVEKINPKLIGGYILTVNDRQIDESLSSKLRQLKTQFTQNHYESKI from the coding sequence ATGTCAAACCAGAGAGTAGCCTCCCGCTATGCGAAGTCGATCATGGAACTTTCTTTGGAAAAAGGAAGACTAGAAGAGGTGCATACAGATTTCCAACGACTTACGGAGTTGGCGGCAAGTAACAATGAATTGGCCTTGGTTCTAAGGAATCCTGTAATCAATTCTGACAAAAAGCTCAATATCCTTAAAGCACTTTTTGTCAAAAGTTCGGATTCGCTTACGATGACTTTCTTTGAAATTGTGTCCCTTAAGAATAGAGAAGAGATTCTTCTCGACGTTGCCAAGGAGTTTGAAAACCAGTATAATCTTCATAAGTCTATTCAGGTAGCCGAAGTGACCACCACATTCCCTATCGATGACACCCTTCGCAGCGAGTTTGCGGAAGTGGTGAAAGAGATTTCCGGTAAGAAGTCGGTACAATTGGTGGAAAAAATAAATCCAAAGTTGATAGGTGGATATATTTTGACAGTAAATGATCGTCAGATTGATGAATCATTGAGTAGCAAACTGAGACAGTTGAAGACTCAGTTTACCCAAAATCATTACGAAAGTAAAATCTAA
- the atpA gene encoding F0F1 ATP synthase subunit alpha: MAEVRPDEVSAILREQLSGARTEAELEEVGTVLQVGDGVARIYGLSKAQSGELLEFDNGLKAMVLNLEEDNVGAVLFGDSKSVKEGDTVKRTKRIASIQVGEGMLGRVVDTLGNPIDGKGPIAGDLYEMPLERKAPGVIYRQPVTEPLQTGIKSIDAMIPIGRGQRELVIGDRQTGKTAVVIDAILNQKEFYDKGEPVFCIYVAIGQKASTVAGVVAALEKGGALPYTVVVAAPASDPAPMQFFAPFTGASIGEFFRDTGRPALVVYDDLSKQAVAYREVSLLLRRPPGREAYPGDVFYLHSRLLERAAKINKSDKIAQEMNDLPDSIKHLVKGGGSLTALPIIETQAGDVSAYIPTNVISITDGQIFLETNLFNSGIRPAINVGISVSRVGGNAQIKSMKKIAGTLKLDQAAFRELEAFSKFGSDLDATTKRTIERGRRNQEILKQPQYSPVSVAHQVAIIYASTKGLMDTVPVEKARAFEKEFYTLLDTSYPEALELILKGDVDGAGKVLSKAAAELAPKYSN, translated from the coding sequence ATGGCAGAAGTAAGACCTGATGAAGTTTCGGCAATTTTAAGAGAACAACTCTCTGGTGCAAGAACCGAAGCTGAACTCGAAGAAGTGGGTACAGTCCTTCAAGTGGGGGATGGTGTAGCTCGTATCTATGGACTTTCTAAGGCTCAGTCCGGAGAATTGCTCGAATTCGACAACGGTCTGAAAGCAATGGTACTGAATCTTGAAGAGGATAATGTCGGAGCTGTACTTTTCGGTGATTCCAAATCTGTAAAAGAGGGTGATACCGTAAAAAGAACCAAAAGAATTGCCTCTATACAAGTAGGTGAAGGAATGCTTGGCCGTGTAGTGGATACCTTGGGTAATCCTATAGACGGAAAGGGACCTATAGCCGGTGACTTGTACGAAATGCCGTTGGAACGTAAAGCTCCGGGTGTAATCTATCGTCAGCCGGTAACCGAGCCTCTTCAGACTGGTATCAAATCTATTGATGCGATGATTCCAATCGGTAGAGGTCAAAGAGAATTGGTGATCGGTGACCGTCAGACTGGTAAGACTGCGGTAGTGATCGATGCTATCTTGAACCAAAAAGAATTTTACGATAAAGGTGAGCCGGTATTCTGTATCTACGTAGCAATCGGACAGAAAGCTTCTACCGTTGCAGGTGTAGTAGCAGCACTGGAAAAAGGCGGTGCGCTTCCTTATACAGTGGTCGTAGCAGCTCCTGCATCTGATCCTGCTCCGATGCAGTTCTTTGCTCCATTTACAGGTGCATCGATCGGTGAATTTTTCCGCGATACAGGCCGTCCTGCCTTGGTAGTATATGATGATCTTTCCAAGCAAGCAGTTGCTTACCGTGAAGTTTCTCTTCTATTGAGAAGACCTCCGGGACGTGAAGCATATCCTGGTGACGTATTTTACCTTCACTCAAGATTGCTTGAAAGAGCTGCGAAAATCAATAAGTCTGACAAAATCGCTCAGGAAATGAACGATTTGCCGGATTCTATCAAGCATTTGGTAAAAGGAGGCGGATCTTTGACTGCACTTCCGATTATCGAAACCCAAGCCGGTGACGTCTCTGCCTATATCCCGACCAACGTGATTTCTATTACTGATGGTCAGATCTTCCTTGAAACCAATCTTTTCAACTCAGGTATCCGTCCTGCGATCAACGTAGGTATCTCGGTATCAAGAGTAGGCGGTAACGCCCAGATCAAATCGATGAAGAAAATTGCCGGTACCTTGAAATTGGATCAGGCAGCTTTCCGTGAACTGGAAGCATTCTCTAAGTTTGGTTCTGATCTGGATGCAACTACTAAGCGTACCATTGAAAGAGGAAGAAGAAACCAAGAGATTTTGAAGCAGCCACAGTATTCTCCAGTTTCGGTAGCTCATCAGGTAGCGATTATCTACGCTTCTACCAAAGGATTGATGGACACTGTTCCTGTTGAAAAAGCAAGAGCTTTTGAGAAAGAATTCTACACACTGTTGGATACTTCATATCCTGAAGCTCTTGAATTGATCCTGAAAGGTGACGTGGATGGAGCAGGAAAAGTTCTTTCCAAGGCAGCTGCTGAATTGGCTCCCAAGTACTCCAACTAA
- a CDS encoding AraC family transcriptional regulator produces the protein MPKSPLPILHIPDFESDRLDSSHFYYSGLRNHLSKHQFIQKPHKHDFYIIVVFTQGKGSHTIDFKTYPVEQGSAFFLSPGQVHSWKLSSDTDGHILFFSADFYSSVFPRIRLNRYGLFNSTLAFLKLEIQSSDEKEILCIFDKTYQETQNPTWATMDLLRNFTDTLLIYFYRYKGKRTSCSQEEKLVNDQFEKFEMLVDNYFKKHREASFYADKMKLSMKQLNGFCKKSVGKTSSQLILDRVLLEAKRLLTHADLNISQIAYELEFDDASYFSRLFKKKVGVTPEQFRKQLESPSA, from the coding sequence ATGCCCAAAAGTCCTCTCCCTATATTGCATATTCCGGATTTCGAGTCTGACAGGCTGGATTCCTCCCATTTCTATTATTCCGGGCTGAGAAACCACCTGTCAAAACATCAGTTTATACAAAAGCCCCACAAGCATGATTTTTACATTATTGTGGTGTTCACGCAAGGAAAAGGAAGTCATACCATTGATTTCAAAACCTATCCCGTAGAACAAGGCTCAGCTTTTTTCTTAAGTCCGGGACAAGTTCACTCTTGGAAACTTTCATCAGATACGGACGGACATATTCTCTTTTTCAGTGCGGACTTTTATTCTTCTGTCTTTCCCAGAATAAGATTAAACAGATACGGTCTTTTCAACTCAACCTTAGCCTTCCTTAAACTGGAAATTCAATCATCCGACGAAAAAGAGATTTTGTGCATTTTTGACAAAACGTATCAGGAGACGCAAAACCCCACCTGGGCTACTATGGATTTATTGAGAAATTTCACAGATACACTTCTCATTTATTTTTACCGATATAAAGGCAAAAGGACTTCCTGCTCACAGGAAGAGAAATTAGTGAATGATCAATTCGAAAAGTTCGAAATGCTGGTTGACAACTATTTTAAGAAGCATAGGGAGGCCAGTTTCTATGCAGACAAAATGAAGCTGAGCATGAAGCAGCTCAATGGCTTTTGTAAAAAGTCGGTAGGAAAAACCAGCTCACAACTCATACTGGACAGAGTTCTGCTGGAGGCAAAAAGGTTGCTAACACATGCTGACCTTAACATTTCTCAAATTGCCTACGAGTTAGAATTTGACGATGCCTCTTACTTCAGCCGATTGTTCAAGAAAAAAGTCGGAGTCACACCGGAGCAATTCAGAAAGCAATTGGAAAGTCCTTCAGCCTGA
- the tnpA gene encoding IS200/IS605 family transposase — MSTYTQLIYHIVFSTKHREPTLIKDHRPRLFASINQLLTNKNCLLYRINGVENHLHILTHVHPTVAISTLVKDIKLASHDLIKEEDIFPNFHGWQDGYGAFSETIKAKERLMNYIKNQEEHHRTISFVDEYKTLLKEYEIEFDPRYLL, encoded by the coding sequence ATGAGCACTTACACGCAATTGATTTACCACATCGTTTTTTCTACCAAACATCGAGAACCAACTCTCATCAAAGACCACAGACCCCGACTTTTTGCCTCTATCAACCAACTACTCACCAATAAAAATTGCCTCCTCTACCGAATCAATGGTGTGGAGAACCATCTTCATATTTTAACACATGTACATCCGACGGTTGCCATTTCTACTCTGGTGAAAGATATCAAGCTAGCCAGCCATGACTTGATCAAAGAGGAAGATATTTTCCCTAATTTCCACGGGTGGCAGGATGGGTACGGAGCTTTTTCTGAAACTATCAAGGCCAAAGAAAGACTAATGAATTACATTAAAAATCAGGAGGAACATCATCGTACCATTTCATTTGTCGATGAGTACAAAACCTTATTGAAAGAATATGAAATCGAATTTGATCCTAGATATCTCTTGTGA
- a CDS encoding DUF983 domain-containing protein: protein MNKNCSHCGQSFEPEPGYYFGAMFISYAINTALFIAAWVALSVIYPDYSLKLLLSLLGLTVLIFLPFIYRVSRSIWISIFVPYRGKDLPSPP, encoded by the coding sequence ATGAATAAAAACTGTTCGCACTGTGGACAGTCTTTTGAGCCGGAACCGGGATACTACTTCGGTGCCATGTTCATTAGCTATGCCATCAATACTGCGCTTTTCATTGCTGCTTGGGTGGCTTTGTCTGTCATCTATCCGGATTATTCTCTCAAACTTCTTCTATCATTACTTGGCCTCACCGTTCTGATCTTCTTGCCGTTTATTTATCGGGTCAGCAGATCTATCTGGATCTCGATTTTTGTCCCTTACAGAGGCAAAGATCTACCTAGCCCACCTTGA
- the atpG gene encoding ATP synthase F1 subunit gamma: MANLKEVKERITSVVSTQQITKAMKMVSAAKLRRAQDKIVQMRPYSQKLTQILNNVSAASDGAADIVFSEKREVKNVLIIPVTSDKGLCGAFNSNIIKAVNLAVARQFVDKDITILPVGKKAFETFKKQDFKMVSDYYQIFQDLTFDNVRNAAEYAMNSFVSGDYDQVVLVFNEFKNVATQEVRVEQFLPMAKEDSAEEKTPDTDYILEPSRAYIIEELVPTSLKIQFYKAVLESNASEHGARMTAMDKATDNAGELLKELRLTYNRTRQAAITNEILEIVSGANALGGK, from the coding sequence ATGGCTAACCTTAAGGAAGTAAAGGAACGGATAACCTCAGTAGTCTCTACCCAGCAGATTACTAAGGCCATGAAAATGGTGTCCGCTGCCAAACTTAGAAGAGCTCAGGACAAAATCGTACAGATGCGTCCTTACTCTCAGAAGTTGACCCAAATCCTGAACAATGTGTCAGCTGCTTCTGATGGAGCTGCAGATATAGTATTTTCCGAGAAGAGAGAGGTGAAAAATGTATTGATCATCCCTGTTACTTCTGACAAAGGACTTTGTGGTGCTTTTAACTCGAATATTATCAAAGCAGTGAATCTGGCTGTGGCGAGACAGTTCGTAGATAAGGATATCACTATACTTCCTGTGGGGAAAAAGGCATTTGAGACATTTAAAAAGCAAGATTTCAAAATGGTATCTGATTATTATCAGATTTTTCAGGATCTTACTTTCGACAATGTGAGAAATGCGGCAGAATATGCTATGAATTCTTTTGTATCAGGAGACTACGATCAGGTTGTTCTGGTATTCAATGAATTCAAAAACGTAGCTACTCAAGAGGTTCGTGTAGAGCAATTCCTACCGATGGCGAAGGAAGATTCTGCTGAGGAGAAAACTCCTGATACAGATTATATTTTGGAGCCGTCGAGAGCGTATATTATTGAAGAATTGGTTCCCACTTCATTGAAGATCCAATTTTATAAGGCTGTATTGGAAAGCAATGCGTCCGAGCATGGTGCTAGAATGACAGCGATGGATAAAGCTACCGATAATGCAGGTGAGTTGCTCAAAGAGTTAAGATTGACGTATAACAGAACCCGTCAGGCTGCCATCACAAACGAAATACTTGAAATTGTCTCCGGAGCCAATGCGCTTGGAGGTAAATAA
- a CDS encoding GDSL-type esterase/lipase family protein: MKKINLLLVALFTFATVSFAQTPIKVACVGNSITQGPGRDNPDSYPLQMQAILGDSYEVVNFGVSGRTLLRKGDYPYWNEPQFQQVKDFAPDILVIMLGTNDSKPQNWQYASEFRQDYLDMIAEFKKTMPADGKVYVIMPVPVTRENFGITPEVMNNEQRMMIMAIARDSGSELVDLYTPLMDKADLLPDGVHPNPEGLGIMAKVIARAIRL; encoded by the coding sequence ATGAAAAAAATCAATTTACTTTTAGTGGCTCTATTCACTTTTGCAACAGTCTCTTTTGCACAAACTCCCATCAAGGTCGCCTGTGTAGGCAACAGCATCACCCAAGGCCCCGGCAGAGACAATCCGGATAGTTACCCCCTTCAGATGCAGGCAATTTTGGGTGACTCGTATGAAGTAGTCAATTTCGGCGTAAGCGGTCGGACTTTATTACGTAAGGGAGATTATCCCTATTGGAACGAGCCACAGTTCCAGCAGGTCAAAGACTTTGCTCCTGATATTTTAGTGATCATGCTGGGAACAAATGACTCCAAGCCACAAAACTGGCAGTATGCCTCGGAATTCAGACAGGATTATCTTGATATGATCGCAGAATTCAAAAAGACCATGCCGGCAGATGGCAAAGTATATGTGATCATGCCGGTGCCGGTAACCCGTGAGAACTTCGGAATCACTCCTGAAGTGATGAACAATGAGCAGCGTATGATGATCATGGCTATAGCCAGAGATTCAGGTTCCGAGCTGGTGGATCTATATACTCCGTTGATGGACAAGGCAGATTTACTCCCTGATGGTGTACATCCCAACCCCGAAGGCTTGGGAATTATGGCGAAGGTGATTGCCAGGGCGATTAGGTTGTAA
- a CDS encoding F0F1 ATP synthase subunit B — protein sequence MDLILPSSGLIFWQLFGFLALLFILIKFAWKPMLAAIEERETSINNALKAAETARNEMANLKAENEKLLAEARLERDTILKKAQDVSVKMVDDAKAEAVKAGALMIENAKAVIETEKKAALADVKTQVAALSLDITEKLLRKNLSDDKSQKDLVDGFIKELKLN from the coding sequence ATGGATCTGATTCTACCTAGTTCCGGACTGATCTTCTGGCAGTTGTTTGGCTTTTTGGCACTCTTGTTTATCCTTATCAAGTTTGCATGGAAGCCTATGCTTGCAGCCATTGAAGAAAGGGAAACCAGTATCAACAATGCTCTGAAAGCAGCAGAGACAGCCAGAAATGAAATGGCTAATCTGAAAGCTGAAAATGAAAAACTACTTGCGGAAGCCAGATTGGAAAGAGATACTATTCTTAAGAAAGCGCAAGATGTTTCTGTGAAAATGGTCGATGATGCCAAAGCTGAAGCTGTAAAGGCGGGGGCTTTGATGATAGAAAATGCGAAAGCAGTGATAGAAACAGAGAAGAAAGCTGCTTTGGCAGATGTGAAAACTCAAGTCGCTGCCCTTTCTTTGGATATTACAGAGAAATTATTGAGAAAAAATCTGTCTGATGACAAATCCCAAAAAGATTTGGTAGACGGATTTATCAAAGAACTTAAGCTTAACTAA